Within Solea solea chromosome 1, fSolSol10.1, whole genome shotgun sequence, the genomic segment actcatttgacaatagttGGAGTTAAAAAGTTATAGACTTTAGTATAAGTTCTTTGTCAGACCTAGCAAGTTTACATCCTTATtatagaaacaaaaacataacttcAAAAATAAGCAAGCGATAAAGTTATTTGCAacctgtttgtatgtgtgttttcccccctgggagaggaataaagtcattcattcattcatacctTGTTCTGTAGTTGTTATTAtaagaggcagaataatgtgtAGGCGTGATTGGCTTTGTCTAGTTGACACTTGTGTATATTTATAAAGTGtctttataaataatgttttcattatgatATACCCTGTTGATCAATAGTCTGTGTTGTCTGCTGTACGAGCATGAATAACTTTGTCAAAGCTCCAAGCCATAGAACTAAAATTAACATTAGCATGTTAATTATGAGGCTGCTCTGCAAAAAATCTTCTGTGTATTAATTAAAACAGGCTAAAATGTTTAGCTTTTACttattatatacatacactgtatatatgtatacatatatgtgtatatatatacatatacatacatatatgtgtatatatatatatacatatatatatagatatatatatatatatatacctccaaacatatgtgtgtgagtgtgttacaaACCTGGCACGTTAGGGAGGAGGAAGCAACATACCGTAAATAACCAGATTTAGTTCAAAAATGAATGGGGACATAATTATctgtaattataatataataaagtatgtatatatgtaggAATGCTTTGCAGGGCATGTCTGACGGTCCTCACCCACAGGGCTCAATGATACACTGCACTTAATAGGAAAACACCCCACTGGACTATGTGACCATTGCCTCACACCAGGAACTGTTAAACATGTActaattaaatgtaataaattcaAAGATGAAAGCAAAGACCTAATAACTCAGACTACATAATATCGCTTTGCAAAGTATTCTATAGGACAGACACATACAGAAACATCCGATACTTTAGAATCACGGCTTTAATGAAGAGAATATgattatatgtaaatatatgcaTATCTTTTGCCAGCTGACAATTAACACCTACACAAGAAGAAGATTCCCACTGCCATGAGTTCCTCTGAGGCAGGCTGTACACTAAGAGgtgcaaaaaaacattttgaagttcATAATCACAGCTTGAATCTAACACAGATGGAAGTTGTCCCTCATTCGTATCCACATTCTTTTCTTCAACACGGTCCTGCACCACATTTCAAATCCTTCAACACAGGTCAAGGTTCCTCAATGCAGTTCAAGGAACCTTCCTGTAATCCTCAGCACGTCAgtctaaaccaggggtgtcaaactcatttttgttcaggggccacatacagcacaatttgatctcaagggggccggaccagtaaaaatagtaaaataatagcataataacctatgaacaacaagaactcctttgttttttctcctttgttttacatttaatgaaggataattttacaaaacatgaaatttcttgagaaatataagtgcaatttcaacaatatcatgcctaaatttactatttacacagcacaatggatctataaaggtacaaacatttagtcacggggatatctggagcatttgacattacgtttagattagtgttaaattttaacaaattcatcctgtgggccggattggaccctctggcgggccggttctggctaAACCCTCCTATCACAAAACAAAGTCCTATTTCATTTCATAACTCTCCTTCATACTCATTTCTCTGTCCTCGTCCTTGGGGCAGCCCAAATGTAATAGTTAGTAGTaagttataaatatataaaaaaaatatagatacatttatatatataaaaaaataaaatagtaagtTCAGAGTGGTAAATCACCTGTTCAGCctgtaaaagtgtgtttttggcatCAGATCAGCTCGTCGACCACTGCCTTAGCTCTGTGAGACCTGTGGGCTGCCGCTCCTTCATCGGGTCGGGAGAAACTAGAGCACGAGGAGAGTTGAAGGCGTCTCTGGGCAGGAAATTCTTGTCAACATTCAAATCCCTGTCTTGATCAGATGACGGTTGATTTGCGTCTTCAGCTGAAACCTCAGTGGCAGCATTTGCACCAACATTTGAAACCTCTAAATCCTCGTTTACACCATTTTGAGTGGCAAAGAAATCAAGTCCCTGTATTTTGTGCTTGTACTCCTCAAGCATGGCCTGGAACTCGACAGCCTTCACTCTCATCTCAGTGCACTGACATTGCAAGTCTTTCTCATGttgctcttcttcttttaattcattttccCAAAACATGATCTGCTCAATCTCGTGTTCAGACATCGTCTGCTGGGCTTCCTGCTCAGcccctctgctcctctgcttttcctcaagctcaaaaatatgtttttctacATGATCTATATGGGCTTCTAAATCCTGCAAACAACTGAGCTGACTCCAAATGATTTCCTTTAGATGATTTTTGTCATCGTCAGTGGTAACACAACGCGACCTGCTCAGGTCGTCAGACTTTgcctcttgtcttttcttgcGGTGTTTGATTTCTTTGCCTCTCGTTTGCCGGTTGACCTTTCCTTTCCCCAGATTCTCCAGCCATTCCAAGGCCTCTTTCATGAGAGACATTTTCTTTGGTCTCTTTGTGTCCTCTTTTGACTGCTCAGCTTTGTGCCTCAAACAAGGCAAGGCAGGCAAGCTTTGGCAATGCAAAC encodes:
- the LOC131468008 gene encoding ras association domain-containing protein 8-like, which translates into the protein MEAPVEDVPHAVCGQETTCEEVVEALAQVLSMPGDYMLQETFSDVEQCMTRNKQLLETLKKYSKQAREVQHPASGSLSLHCQSLPALPCLRHKAEQSKEDTKRPKKMSLMKEALEWLENLGKGKVNRQTRGKEIKHRKKRQEAKSDDLSRSRCVTTDDDKNHLKEIIWSQLSCLQDLEAHIDHVEKHIFELEEKQRSRGAEQEAQQTMSEHEIEQIMFWENELKEEEQHEKDLQCQCTEMRVKAVEFQAMLEEYKHKIQGLDFFATQNGVNEDLEVSNVGANAATEVSAEDANQPSSDQDRDLNVDKNFLPRDAFNSPRALVSPDPMKERQPTGLTELRQWSTS